The following are encoded together in the Zingiber officinale cultivar Zhangliang chromosome 8A, Zo_v1.1, whole genome shotgun sequence genome:
- the LOC122008240 gene encoding protein NRT1/ PTR FAMILY 4.4-like, with amino-acid sequence MDIERRQSFTVLNDVSLDWRGRPCKPNKHGGMRAAVFVLGIQAFEIMAIAAVGNNLITYVFNDMHYPLSKSANIVTNFVGTIFILSLLGGFLSDSYLGSFFTMLIFGFIELSGFILLSLQAHLPQLRPPPCDMLQREHCAEAEGLKATIFFVALYLVALGSGCMKPNMIAHGADQFSRDDPNQSKKLSTYFNTAYFSFCVGELVALTVLVWVQTRSGMDVGFGVSAAAMAMALMSLISGVLFFRNRPSQGSIFTPIARVFVAAFTKRKQICPSNSEVYQYHLGVAGTSPNVHNLRHADKFRFLENACIKSQDGSNKVESPWRLCTMAEVEQVKVILSVIPIFACTIIFNTILAQLQTFSVQQGSSMNTQLVTFKIPPASLQAIPYIILIILVPLYETFFVPISRKLTRDHVGITPLQRIGTGLFTATFSMVAAALVEKKRRESEAPTPILWIAPQFIIFGVSEMFTAVGLIEFFYKQSLGGMQAFLTAMTYCSYSFGFFLSSLLVSLVNKITSSSGNGGWLGDNDLDKDRLDLFYWLLAVLSLINFFNYLF; translated from the exons ATGGACATTGAAAGAAGGCAAAGTTTCACCGTGCTGAATGATGTCTCCCTTGATTGGAGAGGCAGACCCTGCAAGCCCAACAAGCACGGAGGCATGAGAGCTGCTGTCTTTGTTTTAG GGATTCAAGCGTTTGAGATCATGGCGATTGCAGCCGTCGGCAACAACCTCATAACTTATGTGTTCAACGACATGCATTATCCTCTCTCAAAGTCAGCAAACATAGTCACCAACTTCGTTGGGACTATCTTTATCCTGTCTCTGCTCGGAGGATTCCTCTCGGACTCTTATCTAGGGAGCTTCTTCACCATGCTGATATTCGGATTTATCGAACTCTCC GGATTCATACTGCTGTCGCTTCAAGCACATCTGCCGCAGCTGAGGCCGCCGCCGTGCGACATGCTGCAAAGAGAGCATTGCGCGGAGGCAGAAGGCTTGAAGGCCACCATCTTCTTTGTGGCTCTCTATTTAGTGGCGCTGGGGAGTGGATGCATGAAGCCTAACATGATAGCTCATGGAGCTGACCAGTTCAGCAGAGACGATCCGAACCAGTCCAAGAAGCTCTCCACATACTTCAACACTGCCTACTTCAGCTTCTGTGTGGGAGAACTGGTTGCGCTCACGGTTCTTGTTTGGGTCCAGACTCGGTCGGGCATGGACGTCGGGTTCGGTGTCTCAGCAGCTGCCATGGCCATGGCCCTCATGAGCTTGATCTCCGGTGTGTTGTTCTTCAGGAACAGGCCTTCACAGGGCAGCATCTTTACCCCTATAGCAAGA GTCTTTGTGGCAGCATTTACAAAGAGAAAGCAGATTTGCCCTTCCAATTCTGAAGTGTATCAGTATCACCTTGGTGTCGCTGGAACTTCTCCAAATGTTCACAACCTCAGACACGCAGATAAATTCAG GTTCTTGGAAAATGCCTGCATCAAATCTCAAGACGGGTCCAACAAAGTAGAGAGCCCATGGAGACTGTGCACCATGGCAGAAGTAGAGCAAGTGAAGGTGATTCTCTCAGTGATTCCGATCTTTGCCTGCACCATCATCTTCAACACCATCCTCGCCCAGCTCCAGACGTTCTCGGTCCAACAGGGAAGCTCCATGAACACTCAACTGGTCACCTTCAAGATCCCCCCAGCCTCACTGCAGGCCATCCCCTACATCATCCTCATCATCCTGGTTCCTCTCTACGAGACCTTCTTCGTCCCGATTTCCCGGAAACTCACCCGCGATCACGTAGGAATCACCCCCCTGCAGCGGATCGGCACCGGCCTCTTCACGGCCACCTTCTCCATGGTGGCGGCCGCCTTGGTCGAGAAGAAGAGGAGGGAATCAGAGGCGCCGACGCCCATCCTTTGGATCGCTCCGCAGTTCATAATTTTCGGGGTTTCGGAGATGTTTACGGCGGTGGGGCTGATCGAATTCTTCTACAAGCAGTCACTGGGAGGCATGCAAGCCTTTCTGACAGCCATGACCTACTGTTCGTACTCGTTTGGGTTTTTCCTAAGCTCGCTGCTCGTGTCGCTCGTGAACAAGATCACGTCGAGCTCAGGGAATGGAGGATGGCTGGGCGACAACGATCTCGACAAGGACAGATTGGATCTGTTCTACTGGCTGCTGGCTGTGCTTAGCTTGATCAATTTCTTCAACTATCTTTTTTGA